From Achromobacter spanius, a single genomic window includes:
- a CDS encoding efflux RND transporter permease subunit, which translates to MNLSRFFIDRPIFASVLSALILIAGIVSAFNMPVSEYPQVIPPSVVVHAQYPGANAKTIAETVAAPLEQAINGVEDMLYMESTASGDGHLYVTVTFKLGTDPNIAQQFVQNRVAQAQPRLPEDVQRLGVTAIKSSPIISITVHMVSPDGTHDGNYLSNYAILHVKDRLARISGVGDVALWGPGGYAMRVWLNPAALAERGLDASDVAQAIRRQNLQAAVGTIGSAPAPADTAFQLNVNADGRLKSPEEFRRIVIKADARGALTRLGDVARVELGAEDYGIRATLNNKPAVALAVQEAPGANSLEISREVHQVMQELSRKFPQDLVYRVVYEPSRAVQAGIDAVVTTLLEAVALVVLVVFLFLQTWRASIIPLLAVPVSIVGTFSFLYLTGYSINTLSLFGLVLAIGIVVDDAIVVVENVERNIARGLSPREATYLAMREVSGPIIAIALTLSAVFLPLAFLGGLTGQFYKQFAVTIAISTLISAVNSLTLSPALGALLLKPHGTALDAVTRVMHKVFGGFFARFNRGFDRASQGYGSSLGHLLKRRGALLAVYGGLLAATWWLTGHVPGGFVPAQDKEYVVSLAQLPEGATLDRTEAVMTAMNTAALKHPGVQETVTYSGLSINGVTKSSSTALTFVLLKPFKDRQGISADKVAADLNREYASIGQAFTAVFPAPPVYGLGTVGGFKLQIEDRADLGYDALYEATQAFIRKAAQAPELGPLFSTYTVNVPQIKADIDRDRARQMGLDTPAIFGAMQSFLGSYYVNDFNFLGRVYQVRMQADSAYRAQPEDIGQLHVRNEHGQMVPLASVLTVSQTYGPDQVVRYNGFPAADLSGSPAPGYSSDQAMAAIERIAAETLPPGMAYEWTDLTYQQIIAGNTAVWILPLCVLLVFLVLAAQYESLTLPLAIILIIPMSIFSALLGVWMLGGDNNLFTQIGLIVLVGLATKNAILIVEFARELEFEGRSSLAAVIEAARLRLRPILMTSLAFIMGVVPLVLSSGAGAEMRHAMGISVFFGMLGVTLFGLFLTPLFYLLARAIGRGRPLHAAARTHFNPPVPAGTQGECND; encoded by the coding sequence GTGAACCTTTCCCGATTTTTCATCGACCGCCCGATATTCGCGAGCGTGCTGTCGGCGCTGATTCTGATCGCCGGCATTGTGTCGGCATTCAACATGCCCGTGTCCGAGTATCCGCAGGTCATTCCGCCTTCGGTCGTCGTGCATGCACAGTACCCGGGCGCCAATGCCAAGACCATCGCCGAGACGGTGGCCGCGCCGTTGGAGCAGGCCATCAATGGCGTCGAGGACATGCTCTACATGGAATCGACGGCCAGTGGCGACGGGCACCTTTACGTGACGGTGACGTTCAAGCTGGGCACCGACCCGAACATCGCGCAGCAATTCGTGCAGAACCGCGTGGCGCAGGCGCAGCCCAGGCTGCCCGAGGACGTGCAGCGGTTGGGCGTGACGGCAATCAAAAGTTCACCCATCATCAGCATCACGGTCCACATGGTGTCGCCGGATGGCACGCATGATGGCAACTACCTGAGCAATTACGCCATCCTGCACGTGAAGGACCGCCTGGCCCGCATCTCCGGCGTGGGCGATGTGGCGTTGTGGGGGCCGGGCGGGTACGCCATGCGGGTCTGGCTGAATCCGGCCGCGCTGGCCGAACGAGGCCTGGATGCCAGCGATGTGGCGCAGGCGATCCGGCGCCAGAACCTGCAGGCCGCAGTGGGCACGATCGGAAGCGCACCTGCGCCCGCGGACACCGCATTCCAGTTGAACGTCAATGCCGACGGCCGCCTGAAGTCGCCCGAGGAATTCCGGCGCATCGTCATCAAGGCCGACGCGCGGGGCGCGCTGACGCGCCTGGGCGACGTGGCGCGAGTGGAGTTGGGTGCAGAGGACTACGGCATCCGGGCCACACTGAACAACAAACCCGCGGTTGCCCTGGCCGTGCAGGAAGCGCCCGGCGCGAACTCGCTGGAGATCTCGCGCGAAGTGCATCAGGTGATGCAGGAACTGTCCCGCAAGTTTCCGCAGGATCTCGTCTATCGCGTGGTGTACGAGCCCAGCCGCGCTGTGCAGGCGGGTATCGACGCGGTCGTGACTACGCTGCTGGAAGCGGTTGCGCTGGTCGTTCTTGTCGTATTCCTGTTTCTGCAGACCTGGCGCGCGTCCATCATTCCGTTGCTCGCCGTGCCCGTCTCCATCGTCGGGACGTTCAGCTTTCTGTATCTGACGGGATACTCCATCAACACGCTGTCGCTATTCGGGCTGGTGCTGGCCATCGGCATCGTCGTGGATGACGCCATCGTTGTCGTCGAAAACGTCGAGCGCAACATCGCGCGGGGGCTGAGTCCGCGCGAAGCGACCTATCTGGCGATGCGTGAAGTCAGCGGTCCCATCATTGCGATCGCGCTGACGCTGTCCGCGGTCTTTCTGCCGCTGGCGTTTCTTGGCGGATTGACGGGACAGTTCTACAAGCAGTTCGCGGTCACGATCGCCATCTCGACGCTGATCTCGGCGGTGAATTCGTTGACGCTGTCGCCCGCGCTCGGCGCGCTGCTGCTCAAGCCGCACGGGACGGCTCTTGATGCCGTCACGCGCGTCATGCACAAGGTATTCGGCGGTTTCTTCGCGCGATTCAACCGCGGTTTCGACCGGGCGTCGCAGGGATACGGTTCAAGCCTGGGCCATCTGCTCAAGCGCCGGGGCGCGCTGCTTGCCGTCTACGGCGGGTTGCTCGCCGCAACGTGGTGGCTGACTGGCCATGTGCCAGGCGGCTTCGTGCCCGCTCAGGACAAGGAGTATGTCGTCAGCCTGGCGCAGTTGCCGGAAGGCGCCACGCTGGACCGCACCGAAGCCGTGATGACGGCGATGAACACCGCCGCGCTCAAGCATCCCGGCGTGCAGGAAACCGTGACCTATAGCGGCCTGTCCATCAACGGCGTCACCAAGAGCTCAAGCACCGCCTTGACCTTCGTCCTGCTCAAACCCTTCAAGGACCGCCAGGGCATCTCCGCGGACAAGGTGGCGGCTGACCTTAACCGCGAGTACGCGAGCATCGGACAGGCGTTCACGGCGGTGTTTCCCGCGCCGCCCGTCTATGGTCTGGGGACCGTCGGCGGGTTCAAGCTGCAGATCGAGGACCGCGCCGACCTGGGGTACGACGCCTTGTACGAGGCCACGCAGGCCTTCATTCGCAAGGCGGCGCAGGCGCCGGAACTGGGGCCGCTGTTCTCGACCTATACCGTCAATGTGCCGCAGATCAAGGCAGACATCGATCGGGACAGGGCGCGGCAGATGGGATTGGACACGCCGGCAATCTTCGGCGCCATGCAGTCGTTCCTGGGGTCGTACTACGTCAACGATTTCAATTTTCTGGGGCGCGTCTATCAGGTGCGGATGCAGGCCGATAGCGCCTATCGCGCGCAACCCGAAGACATCGGCCAGTTGCACGTGCGCAACGAGCACGGCCAGATGGTGCCGCTGGCGTCGGTGCTGACGGTCAGCCAGACCTACGGCCCGGATCAGGTCGTGCGGTACAACGGCTTCCCGGCGGCCGACCTGAGCGGCAGCCCCGCGCCCGGCTATTCGTCAGACCAGGCGATGGCGGCCATCGAACGCATCGCCGCGGAAACCTTGCCGCCGGGCATGGCGTACGAATGGACGGACCTGACGTATCAACAGATCATCGCGGGCAATACGGCGGTGTGGATTCTGCCGCTTTGCGTGCTGCTGGTGTTTCTGGTGTTGGCCGCGCAGTACGAAAGCCTGACGTTGCCGCTGGCGATCATTCTCATCATCCCGATGAGCATCTTTTCTGCGCTGCTGGGTGTGTGGATGCTGGGCGGCGACAACAACCTGTTCACGCAGATCGGCCTGATCGTGCTCGTCGGCCTTGCCACCAAAAACGCCATCCTGATCGTCGAATTCGCGCGTGAGCTTGAATTTGAGGGCAGGTCGTCTTTGGCGGCGGTCATCGAGGCGGCGCGCCTGCGGCTGCGGCCCATCCTGATGACGTCGCTGGCCTTCATCATGGGCGTCGTCCCGCTTGTCCTGTCATCGGGGGCGGGCGCCGAGATGCGCCATGCGATGGGCATCTCGGTGTTCTTCGGCATGTTGGGCGTGACGCTGTTCGGTCTGTTCCTGACGCCGCTTTTCTATCTGCTCGCCAGAGCCATCGGCCGAGGCAGGCCGCTGCATGCTGCCGCGAGAACCCACTTCAATCCGCCGGTTCCGGCCGGCACGCAAGGAGAATGCAATGACTGA
- a CDS encoding LysR family transcriptional regulator, with product MDRLQAMQIFARVVEMHSFSRAADSLSLPPSRVTRAVKELEAFLGVRLLQRTTRHLSLTADGTAYYDQCRKLLADLEAMESGFPGSAGQPRGRLRVDMTLSLARLVVLPAIKDFQARFPDVELTLTSSDRTVELVQEGIDCVIRAGTPEDSPSLVARRIGAFEWVTCASPEYLARHGTPKTLEDLADHQAIGYLSSRTARTLEWHYLVNGETRTVRMRERLIVNDTDAYVTCGLEGLGLIRPGSYMALEHLSTGRLQPVLTDYAAPAVPLSVIYPKNRHLSPTVRAFADWVSELMPPAEARWRQGSRR from the coding sequence ATGGACCGTCTTCAAGCGATGCAGATCTTTGCCCGCGTCGTGGAAATGCACAGCTTCAGCCGGGCCGCGGACAGCTTGTCGCTACCCCCCTCCCGCGTCACCCGCGCAGTCAAGGAGCTCGAGGCGTTTCTCGGTGTTCGCCTGCTGCAACGCACCACCCGCCATCTCAGCCTGACGGCCGATGGCACCGCGTATTACGACCAGTGCCGAAAGCTGCTGGCCGATCTTGAGGCCATGGAGTCCGGCTTCCCCGGCAGCGCGGGCCAACCGCGTGGCCGCCTGCGTGTCGACATGACGCTATCCCTGGCTCGCCTGGTGGTGCTGCCCGCGATCAAGGATTTTCAGGCGCGGTTTCCCGACGTCGAACTGACGCTGACGTCATCGGACCGCACCGTGGAACTGGTGCAGGAAGGCATCGACTGCGTGATCCGGGCCGGCACGCCCGAAGATTCGCCGTCCCTGGTGGCCCGGCGCATCGGCGCCTTCGAATGGGTCACCTGCGCCTCGCCCGAGTATCTGGCGCGGCACGGCACGCCCAAGACGCTGGAAGATCTGGCGGACCATCAGGCCATCGGCTACCTGTCGAGCCGCACGGCGCGCACGCTCGAATGGCATTACCTCGTCAATGGCGAAACCCGCACCGTGCGGATGCGCGAACGCCTGATCGTGAACGACACCGACGCGTACGTGACCTGCGGCCTTGAGGGGCTGGGACTGATCCGGCCGGGCAGCTACATGGCGCTCGAGCACCTGAGCACGGGGCGCCTGCAACCGGTCCTGACGGATTACGCGGCCCCTGCGGTCCCGCTGTCCGTCATCTATCCCAAGAACCGCCATCTTTCACCGACGGTGCGTGCGTTTGCCGATTGGGTCAGCGAGCTCATGCCGCCCGCCGAGGCCCGCTGGCGACAGGGGTCCCGGCGTTGA
- a CDS encoding sulfite oxidase: METTPRNPARRRLLAGSASALAAAGLGASGIARASDAPAKPAAAAPAAKPAAASTAKPLPPYAAWKDADSLIVHSANTIETRRSAFGDGIITPSRQLYVRNNLPPPDAAILNDRDGWKVEIQGVKQPRTLTVGDLKTLGVESIATVLQCSGNGRGFFPHKPSGTPWEVGAAGCVMWTGVPVRTLVEYLGGLDGTPAFMTGTGGEVLPEGLDPKSLLVERSVPREAMQDAMLAWEMNGEPLSLAHGGPLRLIVPGYTGVNNVKYIKRLAFTAEQSPAKIQQTGYRLTPMDAKPSPDQPSVWAMEPKSWINAPGANGQAVKAGRVVVRGVAFGGMHAVKRVDVSIDGGKTWKQAALIGPDLGKYAWRQFALPVELTAGQHMLVSRVEDTQGNVQVENRFENAPGYINSSWRDHGLAINVS, from the coding sequence ATGGAGACAACCCCACGCAACCCCGCACGGCGCCGCCTGTTGGCCGGCAGCGCCAGCGCCTTGGCCGCGGCCGGTCTGGGCGCCAGCGGAATCGCGCGCGCCAGCGATGCGCCCGCCAAACCCGCCGCCGCGGCACCCGCAGCCAAGCCCGCCGCCGCATCCACCGCCAAGCCCCTGCCGCCCTATGCGGCCTGGAAGGACGCCGACAGCCTCATCGTGCACAGCGCCAACACCATCGAGACGCGCCGCAGCGCGTTTGGCGACGGCATCATCACGCCGTCGCGCCAACTCTACGTGCGCAACAACCTGCCGCCGCCGGACGCGGCCATCCTGAACGACCGCGACGGCTGGAAGGTCGAGATCCAGGGCGTCAAGCAACCGCGCACGCTGACCGTGGGCGACCTGAAGACACTGGGCGTGGAATCGATCGCCACGGTGCTGCAGTGCTCAGGCAACGGCCGCGGCTTCTTTCCCCACAAGCCCAGCGGCACGCCGTGGGAAGTGGGCGCGGCAGGCTGCGTGATGTGGACGGGGGTGCCGGTGCGCACGCTCGTGGAATACCTGGGCGGCCTTGATGGCACGCCCGCGTTCATGACCGGCACCGGCGGCGAGGTGCTGCCCGAAGGCCTGGATCCGAAATCGTTGCTGGTGGAACGCTCGGTGCCGCGCGAGGCAATGCAGGACGCCATGCTGGCGTGGGAGATGAACGGCGAGCCGTTGTCGCTGGCCCACGGCGGCCCGTTGCGGCTGATCGTGCCGGGCTATACCGGCGTGAACAACGTCAAGTACATCAAGCGGCTGGCGTTCACCGCCGAGCAAAGCCCCGCAAAGATCCAGCAGACCGGCTATCGCCTGACGCCGATGGACGCCAAGCCCAGTCCCGATCAGCCCTCGGTCTGGGCGATGGAACCCAAGTCGTGGATCAACGCGCCGGGCGCGAACGGTCAGGCCGTCAAGGCCGGACGCGTGGTGGTGCGCGGCGTGGCGTTTGGGGGCATGCACGCGGTCAAACGCGTGGATGTGTCCATCGATGGGGGCAAGACCTGGAAGCAGGCCGCGCTGATCGGACCGGATCTCGGCAAATACGCGTGGCGCCAGTTCGCGCTGCCGGTGGAACTGACAGCGGGCCAGCACATGCTGGTCAGCCGCGTCGAAGACACGCAGGGCAACGTGCAGGTGGAGAATCGCTTCGAGAACGCGCCGGGCTACATCAACAGCAGTTGGCGCGACCACGGTCTGGCCATCAATGTGTCTTGA
- a CDS encoding c-type cytochrome: MQNREAKLHVASRRPIGWRVRTALAAGACVLAGASAWAAEPPNAEAGRALFLKSTTPACAVCHTLADAGAAGTIGPNLDELKPDANRVTQAVRNGIGVMPAFDALSDADVQALAQYVSGATGAQ, encoded by the coding sequence ATGCAAAACCGTGAAGCAAAGCTGCATGTTGCATCCCGCCGCCCCATCGGGTGGCGGGTCCGCACCGCGTTGGCCGCGGGCGCCTGCGTGCTTGCAGGCGCTTCGGCGTGGGCGGCGGAACCGCCCAATGCCGAGGCGGGCCGCGCCCTGTTCCTGAAGTCGACGACCCCGGCCTGTGCCGTCTGTCACACGCTGGCCGATGCCGGCGCGGCAGGGACCATCGGGCCCAACCTCGATGAACTGAAGCCGGACGCCAACCGCGTCACGCAGGCAGTGCGCAACGGAATCGGCGTCATGCCGGCGTTTGATGCCTTGAGCGATGCTGACGTGCAGGCATTGGCGCAGTACGTGTCGGGCGCGACCGGGGCGCAGTAG
- a CDS encoding VOC family protein → MTKNVNPGVRFGRIAAMLPVKDMRRAHDFYTGVLGFTKIFENGSPVGFMILKRDQGELHLTLQPGHQAAKFNVAHMMVDNVDALFDVCQQYGLRIVKSLQDKDYGLRAFVFEDPDGNRIDVGQVI, encoded by the coding sequence ATGACCAAAAACGTCAATCCCGGTGTCCGCTTCGGCCGGATTGCAGCCATGCTGCCGGTCAAGGACATGCGCCGCGCCCACGATTTCTACACCGGCGTCCTGGGCTTTACCAAAATCTTCGAGAACGGCAGTCCTGTCGGTTTCATGATCTTGAAGCGCGATCAGGGCGAGCTGCATCTGACCTTGCAGCCTGGTCATCAAGCCGCCAAATTTAACGTGGCTCACATGATGGTCGATAACGTCGATGCGCTGTTTGACGTGTGCCAGCAATATGGGTTGAGGATCGTGAAAAGCCTGCAGGACAAGGATTACGGCCTGCGGGCGTTCGTGTTCGAGGACCCGGACGGCAATCGTATCGATGTGGGGCAGGTGATCTGA
- a CDS encoding YciI family protein yields MPMFITIGYGDQQGYDRTDKAIRDAAHAHDAALQNAGVLMGVAGTPVQVRNPDAAGVETVQGPYLNAPLPLAGFAVIEAADLAEAIEKVSRTPCAVAHGVVEVWPLERR; encoded by the coding sequence ATGCCCATGTTCATCACGATCGGTTATGGCGATCAGCAGGGCTATGACCGCACGGACAAAGCCATTCGCGATGCCGCCCATGCGCACGATGCCGCCCTGCAGAACGCGGGCGTGCTGATGGGCGTGGCGGGGACGCCGGTGCAAGTGCGCAATCCGGACGCGGCGGGCGTCGAAACGGTGCAGGGGCCATACCTGAACGCGCCGCTGCCGCTCGCGGGCTTTGCCGTCATCGAGGCGGCTGATTTGGCCGAGGCCATCGAGAAGGTGTCCCGCACGCCGTGTGCGGTGGCGCACGGCGTTGTGGAGGTGTGGCCGCTGGAGCGGCGGTAG
- a CDS encoding alpha/beta fold hydrolase, with product MLELPHTSRIEGNAIRWGKLGHGPALVAIHGTPFSSQVWRRIIPLLADRRTVYYFDLAGYGVSEMRDGQDVSLGVQNRILAALFNEWELDRPDVLAHDFGGATALRAYYLNGLRYASLTIFDAVALAPWGSPFVQHVRQHEAAFSGMPDYMHRALLKAYLQTAAHNPLSDEALDVYGRPWLGPVGQPAFYRQIAQMDQKYTDEVQGLYARMDCPVQVLWGEEDAWIPHERGETLAALISDRPLISVANAGHLVQEDRPETIVAAVLKLIGER from the coding sequence ATGCTCGAACTCCCCCACACCTCCCGCATCGAAGGCAACGCCATCCGCTGGGGCAAGCTTGGCCACGGTCCCGCGCTGGTCGCCATCCACGGCACACCGTTTTCATCGCAGGTATGGCGCAGGATCATCCCGCTGCTCGCCGACCGCAGAACCGTCTATTACTTTGACCTGGCGGGCTACGGCGTGTCCGAGATGCGGGATGGACAGGATGTGTCGCTGGGGGTGCAGAACCGGATACTGGCGGCGTTGTTCAACGAATGGGAACTGGATCGCCCCGATGTCCTGGCCCACGATTTTGGCGGTGCGACGGCGCTGCGCGCTTACTACCTGAACGGACTGCGCTACGCGTCGCTGACGATCTTCGATGCGGTGGCGCTGGCGCCGTGGGGCTCGCCCTTCGTGCAGCACGTTCGCCAGCACGAGGCCGCGTTTTCCGGCATGCCGGATTACATGCACCGCGCGCTGTTGAAGGCCTATTTGCAGACCGCGGCGCACAACCCCTTATCGGATGAAGCGCTGGACGTGTACGGCCGTCCGTGGCTGGGGCCCGTCGGTCAGCCGGCGTTCTACCGCCAGATCGCGCAGATGGACCAGAAATACACGGACGAGGTACAAGGCCTGTACGCCCGCATGGATTGCCCGGTGCAGGTGCTGTGGGGCGAAGAGGACGCGTGGATTCCGCACGAGCGCGGCGAGACGCTGGCAGCATTGATTTCCGATCGGCCGCTCATATCCGTGGCGAATGCGGGCCATCTGGTGCAGGAAGACCGGCCCGAAACCATTGTGGCCGCCGTGTTGAAGCTGATTGGCGAACGCTGA
- a CDS encoding sugar O-acetyltransferase, whose protein sequence is MTRTQKQRMLAGELYTAADDEIQADQLAASAWMKRYNALLGEPPEQWHALLRERFASVGEGALIRPPFHCDYGYNISLGANVFMNFNCVILDVVQVTIGEGTQIGPAVQIYTADHPHDAEQRRAMLEFGRPVHIGKQVWIGGGAIILPGVTVGDDAIIGAGSVVTRDVPAGAKVVGNPARVRG, encoded by the coding sequence ATGACGCGCACGCAGAAGCAGAGGATGCTGGCAGGAGAGCTCTACACGGCCGCCGACGACGAGATCCAGGCGGACCAGCTTGCCGCCAGCGCCTGGATGAAGCGGTACAACGCCTTGCTGGGCGAGCCGCCCGAACAATGGCATGCGCTTCTGCGCGAACGCTTTGCCAGCGTGGGCGAGGGCGCGCTGATCCGCCCGCCGTTTCATTGCGACTACGGCTACAACATCTCGTTGGGCGCGAACGTCTTCATGAACTTCAACTGCGTGATCCTCGACGTCGTGCAAGTCACCATCGGCGAAGGCACGCAGATCGGCCCGGCCGTGCAGATCTACACGGCAGACCATCCGCACGACGCCGAGCAGCGCCGCGCGATGCTGGAATTCGGCCGTCCCGTGCACATCGGCAAGCAGGTGTGGATCGGCGGCGGCGCGATCATCCTGCCGGGTGTCACGGTAGGGGACGACGCCATCATCGGCGCGGGCAGCGTGGTCACGCGGGACGTGCCGGCGGGCGCGAAGGTGGTGGGAAATCCGGCGCGGGTAAGAGGGTAG
- a CDS encoding citrate/2-methylcitrate synthase, with the protein MGTWISMAEACSQLGVRPQTIYAYVSRGKLEVMPDPADTRRSLYRAEDVAGLAKRKQAGRKHETLATNTLFGAEPSIPTAISTFHRQRLYYRGQDAVTLAGSASLEDAAQLLWSSDQQADFSCTARVASPGRVAAFTSLAALAATGHSTHGRMTRVLHTECQSLVGQLANAFGAQPGKRPLHLRFAQAWKLSPQAAELLRTAMVLLVDHELTSSAFAARIAASTGASLPACLLSGLTTLSGPLHGDASGRVKALFDDVARQGEDQVIAHYLSTGLPLAGFGHHLYPDGDPRAAALLAQFEPAEVITRFIDKATQLTGLHPNIDVALAALAAHCGLPDDAAFGLFATARSIGLLAHCLEQLSVAQVIRPRGRYVGVVPQAA; encoded by the coding sequence ATGGGTACCTGGATTTCGATGGCCGAAGCGTGCAGCCAGCTTGGGGTGCGCCCGCAGACCATCTACGCCTACGTCAGCCGCGGCAAGCTGGAGGTCATGCCGGACCCGGCCGACACCCGCCGCAGCCTTTATCGCGCCGAAGACGTTGCGGGACTGGCCAAGCGCAAGCAGGCCGGCCGCAAGCACGAAACCCTGGCCACCAACACGCTGTTCGGCGCCGAGCCCAGCATCCCCACCGCAATCTCCACCTTTCACCGTCAACGTCTGTACTACCGCGGCCAGGATGCGGTCACGCTGGCGGGTTCGGCCAGCCTGGAAGACGCCGCGCAACTGCTATGGAGCTCGGACCAGCAGGCAGATTTTTCCTGCACGGCGCGTGTGGCATCGCCGGGCCGCGTGGCCGCCTTCACGTCGCTGGCGGCGTTGGCCGCCACGGGGCACTCCACGCACGGCCGCATGACGCGCGTCCTGCACACCGAATGCCAGAGCCTCGTCGGCCAACTGGCCAACGCGTTTGGCGCGCAGCCCGGCAAGCGGCCGCTGCATCTGCGGTTTGCGCAAGCCTGGAAACTATCGCCTCAGGCCGCCGAGTTGCTGCGTACCGCCATGGTTCTTCTGGTCGACCACGAACTGACCAGCTCCGCGTTTGCCGCGCGCATTGCGGCCTCTACCGGCGCATCGTTGCCGGCGTGCCTGCTGTCAGGTCTGACCACCTTGTCCGGACCGTTGCACGGCGACGCTTCCGGCCGCGTCAAAGCGCTGTTCGATGACGTGGCGCGTCAGGGCGAAGATCAGGTGATTGCGCACTACCTGTCCACGGGCCTGCCGCTGGCGGGCTTCGGCCATCATCTGTATCCCGATGGCGATCCGCGCGCGGCGGCGCTGTTGGCCCAATTCGAGCCGGCCGAGGTCATCACGCGCTTCATCGACAAGGCCACGCAACTGACCGGCCTGCATCCCAACATCGACGTGGCGCTGGCCGCGTTGGCGGCGCACTGCGGGCTGCCGGACGACGCCGCGTTCGGGCTGTTTGCCACGGCGCGCAGCATTGGCCTGCTGGCGCATTGCCTGGAGCAGCTCAGCGTCGCGCAGGTCATCCGGCCGCGCGGACGATATGTGGGCGTGGTGCCGCAGGCCGCCTAG
- a CDS encoding 2-hydroxyacid dehydrogenase — protein sequence MKPQVLQLNPILIPAVNDELASLYQVHKFFEISDQTAWLREHGAHIQAVITGGHTGISREMLEQLPGVKVVAVNGVGTDAVDLAYCRGRGLPVTATLGALTEDVADLAIGLLIAACRNICAGDRFVREGLWEQFPSPSAIPLARRFSGMRVGIVGMGRVGRAVATRAAAFGCQIRYTDLRAMDDVPHEFVPDLIALARASDALVLCAAADKAEGIVNAAVLDALGPEGFLVNVARGRLVNEADLTEALVAGRIAGAGLDVFVDEPRVPQALRQSERTTLQAHRASATWETRAAMGQMVLDSISQALAGERPSMSLTT from the coding sequence ATGAAGCCTCAGGTCCTGCAACTCAACCCCATCCTGATCCCGGCGGTCAATGACGAGCTTGCCTCGCTGTACCAGGTGCACAAGTTCTTCGAGATCTCCGATCAAACGGCCTGGCTGCGCGAGCACGGCGCTCACATCCAGGCCGTCATCACCGGCGGCCACACCGGCATCTCGCGCGAGATGCTGGAACAGCTTCCCGGCGTGAAGGTGGTGGCGGTCAATGGCGTGGGCACCGACGCGGTCGACCTGGCCTACTGCCGCGGCCGCGGCCTGCCGGTGACGGCCACGCTGGGCGCATTGACCGAGGACGTCGCCGACCTGGCGATCGGCCTGCTGATCGCCGCCTGCCGCAATATCTGCGCGGGCGATCGCTTCGTGCGGGAAGGCCTGTGGGAGCAGTTCCCCTCGCCCAGCGCCATCCCGCTGGCGCGCCGCTTCAGCGGCATGCGCGTGGGCATCGTGGGCATGGGCCGCGTCGGCCGCGCCGTCGCCACGCGGGCGGCGGCCTTTGGCTGCCAGATCCGCTACACCGACCTGCGCGCCATGGACGACGTGCCGCATGAATTCGTGCCCGACCTGATCGCACTGGCGCGCGCCTCGGACGCACTGGTGCTGTGCGCCGCCGCCGACAAGGCCGAAGGCATCGTCAATGCCGCCGTGCTGGACGCGCTGGGTCCGGAGGGTTTCCTGGTCAACGTCGCGCGCGGCCGGCTGGTCAACGAGGCCGATCTGACCGAAGCGCTGGTCGCCGGCCGCATCGCGGGCGCGGGGCTGGACGTCTTTGTCGACGAGCCCCGCGTGCCGCAAGCACTGCGCCAGTCGGAACGCACAACGCTGCAGGCGCACCGCGCCAGCGCAACCTGGGAGACGCGCGCGGCGATGGGCCAAATGGTGCTGGACAGCATTTCGCAGGCCCTGGCCGGCGAGCGTCCGTCGATGAGCCTGACGACCTGA
- a CDS encoding fumarylacetoacetate hydrolase family protein yields MTDLAFPALAPITLPIAGSKARFPVARVFCIGRNYRWLPDEPRPTEMPAWFMKPASAVFPASGSLPYPADTADYCHEIELVVAIGRGGKNIAAADVEARHIWGYAAGLDMTRRDLQQQAKRAGGPWEPAKAFDQSAPCTAIVPADACGHPREGALWLSVNGEDRQRADVSGLLWPVPALVAMLSRSVALAPGDLVYTGTPAGVGPLTPGDVVSAGVAGIGDFTMTVSARPDA; encoded by the coding sequence ATGACAGACCTTGCCTTCCCTGCCCTCGCGCCGATCACGTTGCCCATCGCCGGCAGCAAGGCTCGCTTTCCGGTCGCGCGCGTGTTTTGCATCGGCCGCAACTATCGCTGGCTGCCCGACGAGCCGCGTCCGACCGAGATGCCGGCGTGGTTCATGAAGCCGGCAAGCGCCGTGTTCCCGGCCAGCGGCTCGTTGCCCTATCCCGCGGACACGGCGGACTATTGCCATGAGATCGAGCTGGTCGTGGCGATTGGCCGCGGCGGCAAGAACATCGCGGCCGCTGACGTCGAGGCCCGGCATATCTGGGGTTACGCCGCGGGGCTGGACATGACCCGGCGCGATCTGCAGCAGCAGGCCAAGCGCGCGGGCGGTCCGTGGGAACCCGCCAAGGCCTTCGATCAATCCGCGCCGTGCACCGCCATCGTGCCTGCTGACGCGTGCGGCCATCCGCGCGAAGGCGCGCTGTGGCTGTCCGTCAATGGAGAAGACCGCCAGCGCGCCGACGTGTCCGGCCTGCTGTGGCCGGTGCCCGCGCTGGTGGCGATGCTGTCGCGATCCGTGGCGCTGGCGCCCGGCGATCTCGTCTACACCGGCACGCCCGCGGGCGTCGGCCCGTTGACGCCGGGCGATGTGGTCAGTGCGGGCGTGGCCGGCATCGGGGACTTCACCATGACCGTTTCCGCCCGACCCGACGCCTGA